DNA sequence from the Tissierella sp. MB52-C2 genome:
CTTAGATGTATTTGAACAAACAGCCATAGATAAATTAATGATTCGTCTAGACGATACACATAATAAGGGCAAATTAGGTGCAAATGCAATTCTTGGAGTATCTTTAGCAGTTGCAAGAGCCGCAGCAGATGAACTAGGTATGCCATTATACCAATATGTTGGTGGAGTAAACGCTAAGACTTTACCTGTTCCTATGATGAATATTTTAAATGGTGGAGAACATGCTGATAATAATGTGGATATTCAAGAATTCATGGTAATGCCTGTAGGAGCAAAGAGTTTTAAAGAAGCTCTTAGAATGGGAACTGAAATATTCCATAATTTAAAATCAGTTTTAAAATCTAAAGGATTAAATACCGCTGTAGGAGATGAGGGAGGATTTGCTCCAAACTTATCTAGTAATGAAGAAGCACTAAAGACCATAGTAGAAGCCATAGAAAAAGCTGGATATAAGCCAGGAGAAGAAATAATGCTTGCATTAGACGTGGCTGCTACAGAAATGTATGATGCAGATAAAAAAGTATATAATTTAGCAGGAGAAGGAAGAGTTCTTACAGTAAATGAAATGATTGATTACTATGAAGAACTAGTAAATAAATATCCTATTATCTCCATTGAAGATGGATTAGCAGAAGATGATTGGGACGGTTGGAAACTATTAACTGAAAGACTAGGAAATAAGATTCAATTAGTAGGAGATGACTTATTTGTTACAAATACTGAAAGATTATCTAAAGGAATAGAATTAGGAATCTCAAATTCAGTATTGGTTAAATTAAATCAAATAGGAACTTTAACTGAAACTTTAGATACTATAGAAATGGCTAAGATACATGGCTATACAGCAGTTATTTCTCATAGATCAGGAGAAACAGAAGATACTACTATTGCAGATTTAGCTGTTGCAATGAATGC
Encoded proteins:
- the eno gene encoding phosphopyruvate hydratase, which produces MSIITDVYAREVLDSRGNPTVEVEVWTESGSFGRALVPSGASTGAFEAVELRDGDKDRFVGKGVIKAVDNVNNIIAEEIIGLDVFEQTAIDKLMIRLDDTHNKGKLGANAILGVSLAVARAAADELGMPLYQYVGGVNAKTLPVPMMNILNGGEHADNNVDIQEFMVMPVGAKSFKEALRMGTEIFHNLKSVLKSKGLNTAVGDEGGFAPNLSSNEEALKTIVEAIEKAGYKPGEEIMLALDVAATEMYDADKKVYNLAGEGRVLTVNEMIDYYEELVNKYPIISIEDGLAEDDWDGWKLLTERLGNKIQLVGDDLFVTNTERLSKGIELGISNSVLVKLNQIGTLTETLDTIEMAKIHGYTAVISHRSGETEDTTIADLAVAMNAGQIKTGAPSRTDRVAKYNQLLRIEDMLGEEAVYKGIKTFYNLKK